A single Agromyces sp. CF514 DNA region contains:
- a CDS encoding thioesterase family protein: MHMIFRTLLHVLFLSRRKPDLGHEDVARTNFITLPTDLDINRHMNNGVYFSIMDVARFDMLVRNGVWRTMRDKGWYPVVASETITFRKSLQLWQRFTIESRITGYDDKAVYLEQRYVRPGADGTPEIYAQGFIRARFLRKEGGIVPVSELIEVFGAPTDGGLPEWIERWGADVALPATRAEAPSVWA; this comes from the coding sequence ATGCACATGATCTTCCGCACGCTGCTGCACGTGTTGTTCCTGTCGCGCCGCAAGCCCGACCTCGGGCACGAGGATGTCGCGCGCACGAACTTCATCACCCTGCCGACCGACCTCGACATCAACCGGCACATGAACAACGGCGTGTACTTCTCGATCATGGATGTCGCGCGCTTCGACATGCTCGTGCGCAACGGGGTCTGGCGCACCATGCGCGACAAGGGCTGGTACCCGGTCGTCGCGAGCGAGACGATCACGTTCCGCAAGTCGCTGCAGCTCTGGCAGCGGTTCACTATCGAGTCGCGCATCACGGGCTACGACGACAAGGCCGTCTACCTCGAGCAGCGCTACGTGCGTCCGGGTGCCGACGGCACCCCCGAGATCTACGCGCAGGGGTTCATCCGCGCGCGATTCCTCCGCAAGGAGGGCGGGATCGTGCCGGTCTCCGAGCTCATCGAGGTGTTCGGTGCGCCGACCGATGGCGGGCTGCCCGAATGGATCGAGCGCTGGGGTGCGGATGTCGCGCTGCCGGCCACGCGCGCCGAGGCTCCGTCGGTCTGGGCCTGA
- a CDS encoding MmgE/PrpD family protein yields the protein MLTHHLRMHRSDENLAREGQLAWQLAGIAIDPVELDDDVVDMVVNRVIDNAAVAAASLARKPVVSARSQALAHPVSIGGDGATVFGADAARRTSPEWAAWANGVAVRELDFHDTFLAAEYSHPGDNIPPITAVAQHLAASRGLTGRDLVRGIATGYEIQIDLAKAISLHQHKIDHVAHLGPSAAAGIGTLLGLDQETIFQAIGQALHTTTATRQSRKGEISTWKAHAPAFAGKMAVEAVDRAMRGETSPVPIYEGEDGVIAWLLGGPEATYEVPLPEAGEAKRAILDSYTKEHSAEYQAQAWIDLARKLHEEYPLILDEPSRIESITLHTSHHTHYVIGSGANDPQKYDPDASRETLDHSIPYIFTVALQDGSFNHETSYEAERAHRADTVELWKKVSTVEDAEWTRRYHSNDIAEKAFGGRVVIRLADGGEIVDEIAVADAHPLGARPFAREQYVTKFRTLAEWVLEEAEIERFLDLAQRLPELTPDELGGLTITAAPGALVGAEIPTGLF from the coding sequence ATGCTGACCCACCACCTGCGCATGCACCGCAGCGATGAGAACCTCGCACGAGAGGGCCAGCTCGCGTGGCAGCTCGCCGGAATCGCCATCGACCCCGTCGAGCTCGACGACGACGTCGTGGACATGGTCGTCAACCGCGTCATCGACAACGCGGCGGTCGCCGCGGCGTCTCTCGCCCGCAAGCCCGTCGTCTCGGCGCGCAGCCAGGCGCTCGCGCACCCGGTGTCGATCGGCGGCGACGGCGCCACCGTCTTCGGTGCGGATGCCGCGCGTCGCACGAGCCCCGAGTGGGCGGCGTGGGCCAACGGCGTGGCCGTGCGCGAACTCGACTTCCACGACACGTTCCTCGCGGCGGAGTACTCGCACCCCGGCGACAACATCCCCCCGATCACCGCAGTCGCGCAGCACCTCGCCGCGAGCCGCGGGCTCACGGGGCGCGACCTCGTGCGGGGCATCGCGACGGGCTACGAGATCCAGATCGACCTCGCGAAGGCGATCTCGCTGCACCAGCACAAGATCGACCACGTCGCCCACCTCGGCCCGTCGGCCGCGGCCGGCATCGGCACGCTGCTCGGGCTCGACCAGGAGACGATCTTCCAGGCGATCGGGCAGGCCCTGCACACGACGACGGCCACCCGCCAGTCGCGCAAGGGCGAGATCTCGACCTGGAAGGCGCACGCCCCGGCGTTCGCCGGCAAGATGGCCGTCGAGGCGGTCGACCGCGCCATGCGCGGCGAGACCAGCCCCGTGCCGATCTACGAGGGCGAAGACGGCGTCATCGCCTGGCTCCTCGGCGGACCGGAGGCCACGTACGAGGTGCCGCTGCCCGAGGCGGGCGAGGCCAAGCGCGCGATCCTCGACTCCTACACGAAGGAGCACTCGGCCGAGTACCAGGCGCAGGCGTGGATCGACCTGGCCCGCAAGCTGCACGAGGAGTACCCGCTGATCCTCGACGAGCCGTCGCGCATCGAGTCGATCACCCTGCACACGAGCCACCACACGCACTACGTGATCGGCTCGGGTGCGAACGACCCGCAGAAGTACGACCCCGATGCCTCGCGCGAGACGCTCGACCACTCGATCCCGTACATCTTCACGGTCGCGCTGCAGGACGGCTCGTTCAACCACGAGACGTCGTACGAGGCCGAGCGTGCGCACCGCGCCGACACGGTGGAGCTCTGGAAGAAGGTCTCGACGGTCGAAGACGCGGAGTGGACCCGCCGGTACCACTCGAACGACATCGCCGAGAAGGCGTTCGGCGGCCGCGTGGTCATCCGGCTCGCCGACGGCGGCGAGATCGTCGACGAGATCGCCGTTGCCGACGCGCACCCGCTCGGCGCCCGGCCGTTCGCACGCGAGCAGTACGTGACGAAGTTCCGCACGCTCGCCGAGTGGGTGCTCGAGGAGGCCGAGATCGAGCGCTTCCTCGACCTCGCCCAGCGTCTGCCCGAGCTCACGCCCGACGAGCTCGGGGGCCTCACCATCACGGCGGCGCCCGGTGCGCTCGTCGGCGCGGAGATCCCGACCGGGCTCTTCTAG
- a CDS encoding TetR/AcrR family transcriptional regulator: MSNERAGLRLAPDERRRRLLEVAGAHFRERGYDDASVSDIAKEAGVTRALMYHYFPGKEALLEGVLRAEAAEVLAETEPSPELSARANLERAVHAFLDRYAASSGAVRQLYAPQPMSPSVVWGITAANHEVQVARILASLGRADTPRLRVAVGGWLAFVEQAGRSAVAASDLDRAEVVRMCLEVLEVAVGVSPAELDRPTPAPGI, from the coding sequence GTGTCAAATGAGCGAGCGGGCCTGAGGCTCGCGCCCGACGAGCGCCGCAGGCGCCTGCTCGAGGTCGCGGGCGCCCACTTCCGCGAACGTGGCTACGACGACGCCTCGGTCAGCGACATCGCGAAGGAGGCCGGCGTCACGCGGGCCCTCATGTACCACTACTTCCCCGGCAAGGAGGCGCTCCTCGAAGGGGTGCTGCGCGCCGAGGCGGCCGAGGTGCTCGCCGAGACCGAGCCCTCGCCGGAGCTCTCCGCCAGGGCGAACCTCGAACGGGCGGTGCATGCCTTCCTCGATCGCTACGCGGCGAGCAGCGGTGCGGTGCGGCAGCTGTACGCTCCCCAGCCGATGAGCCCGTCGGTCGTCTGGGGGATCACGGCCGCGAACCACGAGGTGCAGGTCGCCAGGATCCTCGCGTCTCTCGGTCGTGCCGACACCCCGAGGCTGCGCGTCGCGGTCGGCGGCTGGCTCGCGTTCGTCGAGCAGGCGGGTCGGTCGGCGGTCGCGGCATCCGACCTCGATCGTGCTGAGGTCGTGCGCATGTGCCTCGAGGTGCTCGAGGTCGCCGTCGGCGTCTCGCCCGCCGAGCTCGACCGGCCCACGCCCGCGCCCGGCATCTGA
- a CDS encoding NAD(P)-dependent oxidoreductase — protein MTKKILIIGAAGNVGSRVVDAALAAGDEVVAYVRRPEAVAPRSGLTVVRGSAEEVEALAAAAAGADSVVVSITGSMSDATFMQRALPSIIAATRQAKAGRIVLVSVFGAGDTAELASGFARLVYRTALARFLADKAAADRLLVESGLEYTIVYPVNLKHAAALPAATVERLERVARVPGMPTLPYGNAGAEIARIAADPAYAGARVLLTSPKGWTAA, from the coding sequence GTGACGAAGAAGATCCTGATCATCGGAGCCGCCGGCAACGTCGGCTCGCGCGTCGTCGATGCGGCACTCGCCGCCGGAGACGAGGTCGTCGCGTACGTTCGGCGCCCCGAGGCCGTCGCCCCGCGCTCGGGGCTCACCGTCGTGCGGGGCAGCGCCGAAGAGGTCGAGGCGCTCGCGGCCGCCGCCGCCGGCGCGGACTCCGTCGTCGTGAGCATCACGGGCTCGATGAGCGACGCGACCTTCATGCAGCGCGCGCTGCCGTCGATCATCGCGGCGACCAGGCAGGCGAAGGCCGGGCGCATCGTGCTCGTGTCGGTCTTCGGCGCCGGCGACACCGCGGAACTGGCCTCGGGGTTCGCGCGACTCGTCTACCGCACCGCGCTCGCGAGGTTCCTCGCCGACAAGGCGGCGGCCGACCGGCTGCTCGTCGAGTCCGGGCTCGAGTACACGATCGTCTACCCGGTCAACCTGAAGCATGCCGCGGCACTGCCGGCGGCGACGGTCGAGCGGCTCGAGCGGGTCGCCCGGGTTCCGGGCATGCCGACGCTGCCCTACGGCAACGCCGGCGCCGAGATCGCGCGCATCGCGGCCGACCCGGCGTACGCCGGTGCGCGGGTGCTGCTCACCTCGCCCAAGGGGTGGACGGCCGCATAG
- a CDS encoding DoxX family protein, with the protein MIIALWIATGLLALVFLAAGTMKSLTPREKLVEKMGYMEDLSDGQARAVGILEFLGALGLILPAATGILPWLTPVAAFALALTMAVGTALHIKRRETAVPSIVLGVFALLVGLGWVFFG; encoded by the coding sequence ATGATCATCGCCCTCTGGATCGCCACTGGCCTGCTGGCCCTCGTCTTCCTCGCCGCCGGCACCATGAAGAGCCTCACCCCTCGCGAGAAGCTCGTCGAGAAGATGGGCTACATGGAGGACCTCTCCGACGGGCAGGCCCGTGCGGTCGGCATCCTCGAGTTCCTCGGCGCCCTCGGCCTGATCCTGCCGGCCGCGACCGGGATCCTGCCGTGGCTCACGCCCGTCGCCGCGTTCGCGCTCGCCCTCACCATGGCCGTCGGCACGGCCCTGCACATCAAGCGTCGTGAGACGGCCGTGCCGAGCATCGTGCTCGGCGTGTTCGCGCTGCTCGTCGGACTCGGTTGGGTGTTCTTCGGCTGA
- a CDS encoding AI-2E family transporter — MNTAERMRRREPAQSNGTFFANHPLRWGFIVSLGVMLAALLGVAVVNLQSVILSVFIAAFVALGLDPLIRWFERRGLKRGSAIVVVMLLFIGVVVAIVWIVLPPVIEQATSLITNIPKMVANAEASGWYDNVNDATNGLLAGIVDAVQGVLTDPNFWATVGGGALAFGASVISAISTGFFVFVLSIYFIATLDATKRACYTLIRASERARVSDLAERIMLSVGKYLSGMVVLAFMNAVYSTILLAVVGVPYALVIGVVAFFVTLIPLIGTVLTTILMTIISLLVSPTAGIIVLIFMLVYMQVEAYILTPKVMGKAVQVPGTIVLISALAGGTLLGLLGALVAIPISAGILLIIREVTIPKQARL; from the coding sequence GTGAACACGGCAGAACGCATGCGGCGGCGCGAGCCCGCGCAGAGCAACGGAACCTTCTTCGCGAACCATCCGTTGCGCTGGGGCTTCATCGTCTCGCTCGGCGTGATGCTCGCGGCACTCCTCGGCGTCGCGGTGGTGAACCTGCAGAGCGTCATCCTCTCGGTCTTCATCGCGGCGTTCGTGGCGCTCGGCCTCGACCCGCTCATCCGCTGGTTCGAGCGGCGCGGCCTCAAGCGCGGCTCGGCCATCGTGGTCGTGATGCTGCTCTTCATCGGCGTCGTCGTCGCGATCGTCTGGATCGTGCTTCCGCCCGTGATCGAGCAGGCGACGAGCCTCATCACCAACATCCCCAAGATGGTCGCGAACGCCGAGGCCTCAGGCTGGTACGACAACGTCAACGACGCCACGAACGGCCTGCTCGCGGGCATCGTCGACGCGGTGCAGGGCGTGCTCACCGACCCGAACTTCTGGGCCACCGTCGGCGGTGGGGCGCTCGCGTTCGGCGCCTCGGTCATCTCCGCGATCTCGACCGGCTTCTTCGTGTTCGTGCTCTCGATCTACTTCATCGCCACGCTCGATGCCACGAAGCGCGCCTGCTACACGCTGATCCGCGCGTCGGAGCGGGCGCGGGTGAGCGACCTCGCCGAGCGCATCATGCTCTCGGTCGGCAAGTACCTCAGCGGCATGGTCGTGCTCGCGTTCATGAACGCGGTCTACTCGACCATCCTGCTCGCGGTCGTCGGCGTGCCCTACGCACTCGTCATCGGCGTCGTAGCGTTCTTCGTCACGCTGATCCCGCTCATCGGTACCGTGCTCACCACGATCCTCATGACGATCATCTCGTTGCTCGTCTCGCCCACGGCGGGCATCATCGTGCTGATCTTCATGCTCGTCTACATGCAGGTCGAGGCCTACATCCTCACGCCGAAGGTCATGGGCAAGGCCGTGCAGGTGCCTGGCACGATCGTGCTCATCTCGGCGCTCGCGGGCGGCACGCTGCTCGGCCTGCTCGGCGCGCTCGTCGCGATCCCGATCTCGGCGGGCATCCTGCTCATCATCCGCGAGGTCACGATCCCCAAGCAGGCGCGGCTCTAG
- a CDS encoding bifunctional 2-methylcitrate synthase/citrate synthase — protein MSDQQQAPEIYKGLAGVPVDYTAVSKVNPETNSLLYRGYPVQELAASATFEEVAYLLWHGELPDERQLADFEQLERSLRGLDHEIKRIIDELPLTAHPMDVVRTAVSVIGAIDPATPDDSREANLAKSIRLFAKLPSIVSYDQRRRHDLDFVEPRDDLGYSANFLWQTFGELPELPVVSAFDVSMILYAEHSFNASTFTARVIASTLADLYSAVTGAIGALKGPLHGGANEAVMHAFDEIGPGEGGAERAVEWLDAALAAKRKIMGFGHRVYKHGDSRVPTMRDSLERMVEYYDRPDLLELYVALETAMGERKNIQPNLDYPAGPTYHLMGFDTETFTPLFVASRVTGWTAHIMEQNASNALIRPLSVYNGPDERHVPEGR, from the coding sequence ATGAGCGACCAGCAGCAGGCACCTGAGATCTACAAGGGTCTCGCCGGAGTCCCCGTCGATTACACGGCCGTCTCGAAGGTCAACCCCGAGACCAACTCGCTGCTCTACCGCGGGTACCCCGTGCAGGAGCTCGCGGCATCCGCGACCTTCGAAGAGGTCGCCTACCTGCTCTGGCACGGCGAACTGCCCGACGAGCGCCAGCTGGCCGACTTCGAGCAGCTCGAGCGGTCGCTGCGCGGCCTCGACCACGAGATCAAGCGCATCATCGACGAGCTCCCCCTCACCGCTCACCCGATGGACGTCGTACGCACGGCCGTGAGCGTCATCGGCGCGATCGACCCCGCGACGCCCGACGACTCCCGCGAGGCGAACCTCGCGAAGTCGATCCGCCTGTTCGCGAAGCTGCCCTCGATCGTGTCGTACGACCAGCGCCGCCGTCACGACCTCGACTTCGTCGAGCCGCGCGACGACCTGGGCTACTCGGCGAACTTCCTCTGGCAGACCTTCGGCGAACTGCCCGAGCTGCCGGTCGTGAGCGCGTTCGACGTGTCGATGATCCTCTACGCCGAGCACTCGTTCAACGCATCGACCTTCACCGCCCGCGTCATCGCGTCGACGCTCGCCGACCTGTACTCCGCAGTCACCGGTGCCATCGGCGCCCTCAAGGGGCCGCTCCACGGCGGCGCGAACGAGGCCGTCATGCACGCCTTCGACGAGATCGGACCCGGCGAGGGCGGCGCCGAGCGCGCGGTCGAGTGGCTCGACGCCGCACTGGCCGCGAAGCGCAAGATCATGGGCTTCGGCCACCGCGTCTACAAGCACGGCGACTCGCGCGTGCCGACCATGCGCGACTCGCTCGAGCGCATGGTCGAGTACTACGACCGCCCCGACCTGCTCGAGCTCTACGTCGCCCTCGAGACCGCGATGGGCGAGCGCAAGAACATCCAGCCGAACCTCGACTACCCCGCCGGCCCGACGTACCACCTCATGGGATTCGACACCGAGACCTTCACGCCGCTGTTCGTGGCGAGCCGGGTCACCGGGTGGACCGCGCACATCATGGAGCAGAACGCCTCGAACGCGCTGATCCGCCCGCTCTCGGTATACAACGGTCCCGACGAACGGCACGTGCCCGAGGGTCGCTGA
- a CDS encoding helix-turn-helix domain-containing protein, with protein sequence MTITDASARRPATPADLSDTAAGFDACDAPPACDVENSEARIVRDLLSRVGDKWSLLVIRMLHEHAMRFTELHRSIDGISHRMLTQTLRNLERDGLVSRTSYPEIPPRVEYAATDLGRSLALPVLGLVEWASANHASITSARDAFDAARD encoded by the coding sequence ATGACGATCACGGATGCCTCGGCACGCCGCCCCGCCACCCCCGCAGACCTCTCCGACACCGCCGCGGGCTTCGACGCCTGCGACGCGCCGCCGGCCTGCGATGTCGAGAACTCCGAGGCCCGCATCGTGCGCGACCTCCTCTCGCGCGTCGGCGACAAGTGGAGCCTGCTCGTCATCCGCATGCTGCACGAGCACGCGATGCGCTTCACCGAGCTGCACCGCAGCATCGACGGCATCTCGCACCGCATGCTCACGCAGACCCTGCGCAACCTCGAACGCGACGGCCTCGTCTCGCGCACGAGCTACCCCGAGATCCCGCCGCGCGTCGAGTACGCGGCGACCGACCTGGGGCGCTCGCTCGCGCTCCCCGTGCTCGGGCTCGTCGAGTGGGCCTCGGCCAACCACGCGAGCATCACGAGCGCGCGCGACGCGTTCGACGCCGCGCGCGACTGA
- a CDS encoding NAD(P)/FAD-dependent oxidoreductase: MPLPQPDASRAGSTRADHDVVIVGGGHNGLTAAAYLARAGRSVLLLERDDHLGGAAVSAQAFNGVDARLSRYSYLVSLLPQRVIDDLGLDIRLVRRRFSSYTPDPRDPSRGLLVDAEATPQASAAAFARVDAEADAAAWTSFYADTARLAERLFPTLTEPLPTRDEARALVGDDRIWSEFVEQPLASSVDARFASDLVRGVVATDGLIGTFTELDDPSLDANRCFLYHVVGGGTGDWDVPVGGMGAVTGELARAAREAGAELVTGAEVLAVDPDGHVRYRATDASGSAVEVALTAGTVLANVAPAVLERLLDAGADDAAGRGARRLETEAPAASTPDTVAPRSQPAFARDVPIGLPPVVRERLRHLAEPEGAQVKVNLLLTRLPRLRDTSVAPEAAFAGTFHINELESQLATAYRTAARGEVPSPLPCEIYCHTLSDPSILAPELVEAGYQTLTVFGLHAPHRLVERLGNDALRERLRAEVLASLNSVLAEPIEDVIATDAAGEPCIEVKTTLDLEHALAMPGGNIFHGPLSWPWAEPGAPLATPAERWGVATRHPRVLLCGSGAVRGGAVSGIGGHNAAMAVLEASGA; the protein is encoded by the coding sequence ATGCCCCTCCCCCAGCCCGATGCCTCCCGCGCAGGCTCCACTCGCGCAGATCACGACGTCGTGATCGTCGGCGGCGGACACAACGGCCTCACCGCCGCCGCCTACCTCGCCCGCGCCGGTCGCAGCGTGCTGCTGCTCGAACGCGACGACCACCTCGGCGGCGCCGCAGTCTCGGCGCAGGCGTTCAACGGCGTCGACGCGCGCCTCTCGCGCTACTCGTACCTCGTGAGCCTGCTCCCCCAGCGCGTCATCGACGACCTCGGACTCGACATCCGACTCGTGCGCCGGCGCTTCTCGTCGTACACGCCCGATCCCCGCGACCCGTCGCGCGGCCTGCTCGTCGACGCCGAGGCCACGCCCCAGGCATCCGCCGCCGCCTTCGCACGCGTCGACGCCGAAGCGGATGCCGCGGCCTGGACCTCGTTCTACGCCGACACGGCCCGGCTGGCCGAACGCCTCTTCCCGACGCTCACCGAGCCGCTGCCGACGCGCGACGAGGCGCGGGCCCTCGTCGGCGACGACCGTATCTGGTCGGAGTTCGTCGAGCAGCCGCTCGCGAGCTCGGTCGACGCGCGCTTCGCCAGCGACCTCGTGCGCGGCGTCGTCGCGACCGACGGCCTCATCGGCACGTTCACCGAGCTCGACGACCCGTCGCTCGACGCGAACCGGTGCTTCCTGTACCACGTCGTCGGCGGCGGAACCGGCGACTGGGACGTGCCGGTCGGCGGCATGGGCGCCGTCACCGGCGAGCTCGCGCGCGCGGCCCGCGAGGCCGGGGCCGAGCTCGTGACGGGCGCCGAGGTGCTCGCCGTCGATCCCGACGGTCACGTGCGCTATCGGGCGACGGATGCCTCCGGCTCCGCCGTCGAGGTCGCGCTGACGGCGGGCACCGTGCTCGCGAACGTCGCCCCCGCGGTGCTCGAGCGCCTGCTCGACGCGGGCGCCGACGACGCCGCCGGTCGAGGAGCGCGCCGTCTCGAGACCGAAGCCCCCGCCGCCTCCACCCCCGACACCGTCGCCCCCCGCAGCCAGCCCGCGTTCGCCCGCGACGTGCCGATCGGCCTCCCGCCCGTCGTGCGCGAGCGCCTGCGGCACCTCGCCGAGCCCGAGGGCGCGCAGGTGAAGGTCAACCTGCTGCTGACGCGCCTGCCGCGCCTGCGCGACACGTCCGTGGCGCCCGAGGCCGCGTTCGCGGGCACGTTCCACATCAACGAGCTCGAGTCGCAGCTCGCAACGGCGTACCGCACGGCCGCGCGCGGCGAGGTGCCGTCACCGCTGCCGTGCGAGATCTACTGCCACACGCTGAGCGATCCGTCGATCCTCGCGCCCGAGCTCGTCGAGGCCGGATACCAGACCCTCACGGTCTTCGGGCTGCACGCGCCGCACCGCCTCGTCGAGCGGCTCGGCAACGACGCCCTGCGCGAGCGGTTGCGCGCCGAGGTGCTCGCATCGCTGAACTCGGTGCTCGCCGAGCCCATCGAAGACGTCATTGCGACGGATGCCGCGGGCGAGCCCTGCATCGAGGTGAAGACCACGCTCGACCTCGAGCACGCGCTCGCGATGCCCGGCGGCAACATCTTCCACGGCCCGCTGTCGTGGCCGTGGGCGGAGCCGGGCGCCCCGCTCGCGACGCCTGCAGAACGCTGGGGCGTCGCGACGCGGCATCCGCGCGTGCTCCTGTGCGGATCGGGCGCGGTGCGCGGCGGCGCGGTCAGCGGCATCGGCGGCCACAACGCGGCGATGGCCGTGCTCGAGGCATCCGGAGCCTGA
- a CDS encoding SRPBCC domain-containing protein, with protein MSVKPTGHYQQRADGLYLEFDRLFHAPIEDVWYSLTNRNAMKQWVGTYTGSPATGAVKFRMNAEEGYAEDEGWEPVSILFCDPPHHFVVDTGGDAQHMRLLANLTEQGGLTAMTFGQRIYPQTDVASMGPGWDYYLDRLVAARAHAPMPEWDTYFPAFKRHYQDLTVPPRKPTPSERELEETDDGPAAEGLTAMGTVGEASAPATPA; from the coding sequence ATGTCCGTGAAACCGACCGGCCACTACCAGCAGAGGGCAGACGGGCTCTACCTCGAGTTCGACCGCCTGTTCCATGCCCCGATCGAAGACGTCTGGTACAGCCTCACGAATCGCAATGCGATGAAGCAGTGGGTCGGCACCTACACGGGCAGTCCGGCGACCGGAGCCGTGAAGTTCCGCATGAACGCCGAAGAGGGCTACGCCGAAGACGAGGGCTGGGAGCCGGTCAGCATCCTCTTCTGCGACCCGCCCCACCACTTCGTGGTCGACACGGGCGGCGACGCGCAGCACATGCGCCTGCTCGCCAACCTCACCGAGCAGGGCGGCCTCACCGCGATGACGTTCGGGCAGCGCATCTACCCGCAGACGGACGTCGCGAGCATGGGCCCCGGCTGGGACTACTATCTCGACCGGCTCGTCGCGGCGCGCGCCCACGCGCCCATGCCCGAGTGGGACACGTACTTCCCGGCGTTCAAGCGCCACTACCAAGACCTCACGGTCCCGCCGCGCAAGCCGACGCCCTCCGAACGCGAGCTCGAGGAGACCGACGACGGCCCCGCCGCCGAAGGGCTCACCGCCATGGGCACGGTGGGCGAGGCATCCGCCCCGGCGACCCCGGCCTGA